The following coding sequences lie in one Populus nigra chromosome 15, ddPopNigr1.1, whole genome shotgun sequence genomic window:
- the LOC133674891 gene encoding carotenoid 9,10(9',10')-cleavage dioxygenase-like encodes MTFTSTMAFHVNCSVQSRPSPFENIDRFKNRLSSSYKPLLKELQQLPMQLDVSKSIRNASVKLLDAFVDSLFQFADQPVLPSQSNFAPVDELNEPLAITSIEGKVPYDFPEGVYIRNGPNPLFGGLKSTSSVFGKTGHMWIEGEGMLHALCFDKDSDGETWTVLYNNRHVETETYKIEKQRAKPSFLPAIEGSPPAILLAYLLNMLRFRKVNKDLSNTNVFEHSGKFYSIAENHIPQEIDIFSLQTLGDWDINGTWHRPFNSHPKRAPGTGELVVFGVDAMKPFMELGVVSADGKRLVHKVDLKFNRCTLSHDMGVTERYNVIMDFPLTIDIQRLIKGGPLIKFEKEEYARIGIMPRYGNADSIRWFEVVPNCTFHILNCFEEGDEVVVRGCRSLESIISESCDVDLDKFEWVSGRLRSKGPVEQDAKHFKNDELLFCRSYEWRLNMETGEVKERNLTGTQLSIEFPMINPNFNGVKNKFGYAQTVHGLASATSGMPKFGGLAKLYFEETANREWEESEGHIKVEYHEFEGNTFCTGAAFVPKEGGLEEDDGWIITFVHDEDTDTSKVYIIDTKNFTSAPVAKITLPCRVPYGFHGAFMPIPSHK; translated from the exons aTGACATTTACATCAACAATGGCTTTTCATGTGAATTGCTCTGTACAAAGTCGGCCTTCTCCCTTCGAAAACATCGATCGTTTTAAGAATAGGCTGTCTTCTTCTTACAAG CCATTATTGAAAGAGTTGCAGCAACTTCCCATGCAACTTGATGTTTCGAAAAGCATAAGAAATGCTTCTGTCAAACTCTTGGATGCATTTGTGGattcattatttcagtttgctGACCAGCCCGTCCTCCCTTCTCAG AGTAACTTTGCGCCGGTTGATGAACTGAACGAACCTCTTGCTATCACCAGCATTGAGGGCAAAGTCCCATATGATTTTCCTGAAGGTGTCTACATAAGAAACG GACCAAATCCACTCTTTGGTGGTCTAAAATCTACGAGTTCTGTATTTGGAAAGACCGGTCATATGTGGATCGAAGGAGAGGGAATGCTTCACGCTTTGTGCTTCGATAAAGATAGTGATGGTGAAACATGGACGGTTCTGTACAATAATAGACATGTTGAAACCGAAACATacaagattgaaaaacaaagagcCAAGCCATCTTTTCTTCCGGCCATTGAAGGCAGCCCGCCCGCCATTTTGTTAGCGTACTTATTAAATATG CTGCGATTTAGAAAAGTCAACAAAGATCTTAGCAACACCAATGTTTTCGAGCATTCAGGGAAGTTCTACTCAATTGCTGAAAATCACATCCCTCAAGAGATTGACATCTTTTCCCTTCAGACTTTAGGCGATTGGGATATCAATGGAACTTGGCATCGACCTTTCAACAGCCacccaaag AGAGCACCAGGTACTGGAGAGTTGGTTGTCTTTGGGGTGGATGCGATGAAACCTTTCATGGAACTGGGAGTTGTTTCTG CTGATGGAAAGAGACTCGTACATAAGGTTGATCTCAAGTTCAACAGATGCACCCTTAGTCATGACATGGGGGTAACAGAGAG gtATAATGTGATCATGGATTTTCCACTAACAATAGATATACAGAGACTCATCAAGGGAGGCCC GTTGATAAAGTTTGAAAAAGAAGAATATGCAAGAATCGGGATTATGCCCCGCTATGGCAATGCCGACTCAATCCGTTGGTTCGAGGTCGTACCAAATTGCACATTTCACATTCTTAACTGTTTCGAGGAAGGAGATGAG GTTGTAGTGAGGGGATGCAGGTCCCTTGAATCAATCATATCAGAATCTTGCGATGTGGATTTGGACAAGTTTGAGTGGGTCTCCGGAAGACTTAGGAGCAAAGGACCCGTTGAACAAGATGctaaacatttcaaaaacgaTGAACTGTTGTTCTGCCGATCTTATGAATGGAGACTAAACATGGAAACCGGAGAGGTTAAAGAGAGAAACCTAACTGGAACTCAATTATCTATCGAGTTTCCAATGATCAATCCAAATTTTAATGGTGTAAAGAACAAATTTGGCTACGCCCAAACTGTTCATGGCTTGGCAAGTGCTACTTCAG GCATGCCAAAATTTGGAGGTCTAGCCAAGTTGTACTTTGAAGAGACTGCCAATAGG GAATGGGAGGAATCTGAAGGGCATATAAAGGTGGAATACCATGAATTCGAGGGAAACACCTTCTGCACTGGAGCTGCCTTTGTCCCGAAAGAAGGTGggcttgaagaagatgatggctGGATCATCACTTTTGTTCATGATGAAGACACCGATACCTCCAAA gtttataTAATTGACACAAAGAATTTCACGAGTGCGCCCGTTGCCAAAATTACGTTGCCATGTCGAGTCCCATATGGATTTCATGGAGCATTTATGCCAATTCCATCGCACAAGTAA